Proteins encoded within one genomic window of Abditibacteriota bacterium:
- a CDS encoding ADP-ribosylglycohydrolase family protein, translating into MKKSWMQRNIWAWIDCGDIAVERQQCLDEGKDISSLKVEFDRLEKTDMYSPEAQKAAGELLDKTAVLPCADPELQEPSDLKEIQLLAQGAPDMPVPEGEALSDKFLGAWLGRIAGCTFGKPFEGRRKRMIERYLRETGNYPPAHYISYRGVDRELIRECGIPDWTDSICHEHMEMAIHDDDLTYPVVNMVCFKNHGKGFTPEDVASTWMSCLPFGTICTAERVAYRNLCNMVEPPASASFRNPYREWVGAQIRADLWGWVSPGRPGQAAEYAWRDACMSHVKNGIYGEMWAAAMMAAAFAADDPKEVIRAGLGVIPEKSRLARAVRETVSRYDRGLSFEEQAEGFASRWNENLMHHWCHTLSNAEIIAAALLWGEGDFSRTVACSVLPGFDTDSNGATAGSIIGIMLGGKAIPESWTGPIHDTLEASVAGYNIVRVSDMARLTEELSRL; encoded by the coding sequence ATGAAAAAGAGCTGGATGCAGAGAAACATCTGGGCCTGGATCGACTGCGGAGATATCGCAGTGGAGAGGCAGCAGTGTCTGGACGAGGGCAAGGATATATCCTCCCTCAAGGTGGAGTTTGACCGGCTGGAAAAGACCGATATGTATTCTCCCGAGGCCCAGAAGGCCGCCGGGGAACTGCTGGACAAGACCGCCGTTCTCCCCTGCGCGGACCCGGAGCTGCAGGAGCCCTCGGACCTCAAAGAGATACAGCTGTTGGCCCAGGGGGCTCCCGACATGCCCGTCCCGGAAGGGGAGGCTCTCTCGGACAAATTCCTGGGGGCCTGGCTGGGCAGGATAGCCGGCTGCACCTTCGGCAAGCCCTTTGAGGGCCGCCGGAAACGGATGATAGAGAGGTATCTCAGGGAGACCGGCAACTATCCTCCCGCCCACTATATCAGCTACAGAGGGGTGGACCGGGAGCTCATCAGGGAGTGCGGCATCCCCGACTGGACCGACAGTATCTGCCATGAGCATATGGAAATGGCCATTCACGACGACGACCTCACGTATCCGGTGGTGAATATGGTCTGCTTCAAAAACCACGGCAAAGGCTTCACCCCCGAGGACGTGGCCTCCACCTGGATGAGCTGCCTGCCCTTCGGGACCATATGCACCGCGGAAAGGGTGGCCTACAGAAATCTGTGCAACATGGTGGAGCCTCCCGCCAGCGCCTCCTTCAGAAATCCCTACAGGGAATGGGTGGGAGCCCAGATCCGGGCCGACCTCTGGGGCTGGGTGTCTCCCGGCAGGCCGGGGCAGGCCGCGGAATACGCCTGGCGGGACGCCTGCATGAGCCACGTCAAGAACGGCATCTACGGCGAGATGTGGGCGGCGGCCATGATGGCGGCGGCCTTTGCCGCCGACGACCCTAAGGAGGTCATACGCGCAGGCCTCGGGGTGATACCGGAAAAGAGCCGTCTGGCGAGAGCCGTCCGGGAGACCGTGTCCCGCTATGACAGGGGCTTGTCCTTTGAGGAACAGGCGGAGGGCTTTGCCTCCCGCTGGAACGAAAACCTTATGCACCACTGGTGCCATACCCTGTCCAATGCTGAGATCATCGCCGCCGCCCTCCTGTGGGGCGAAGGGGACTTTTCCCGGACCGTGGCTTGCAGCGTGCTGCCCGGCTTTGACACGGACTCCAACGGAGCCACGGCGGGCAGCATAATAGGCATAATGCTGGGAGGCAAGGCCATCCCGGAGAGCTGGACCGGGCCCATACACGACACTCTGGAGGCCTCCGTGGCCGGCTACAATATAGTCAGGGTCAGCGATATGGCCCGGCTGACGGAAGAACTAAGCAGGCTTTAG
- a CDS encoding glycoside hydrolase family 127 protein produces the protein MQKIIYIFMALLLAAPGWCKMERIRLQDVDVTGGLWAELQALNRDISIPHQYDMLRDSRRLEAVSGLWNGKETLTPEEKEIAKKTGEPHIFWDSDVAKWIEAASYVLAKEPNPVFEQQIDEIVEGIEKLQRPDGYINSYFTFIEPENRWRNLRWRHELYCAGTLMEAAAAYFEATGKDRLLKCICRYADYIDSVFGPEDGKLHGYPGHEEIELALVRFYEVTGNKRYLRLADYFLTARGTQPHYWDYEAEADAEFNKIYVDTPLNTYHYAQAHLPVREQREALGHAVRAGYLYCGMTDVGRINDDKELLFASREIWKDVTEKKQYITGGVGSDPSTEGYSEKPYYLPNERAYCESCASIAFIFWTQRLLNSEPRAEYADKIERTLYNALMAAMSQDGAKYFYVNPLETAGSHHRSGWFGCSCCPPNIARLYANIGEYIYSADGGDKQNIYVHQFIDSRAAAGANRIIQETDYPFDSRVKIRVTGPDAVVRIRIPSWCSTPRLTVNGAETKVKKAESGYMPIEHSGETEILLELPMEIIFNTAPRQVEENRDKLCVSCGPFVYCLEETDNGSLDDLVVKKGGAVKTDRALFDRYPIIRARGENYTGSENPEECELTFVPYCAWDNREPGAMKVWIPEKHKPLVRLGGKTKSADYSQVRRKGAWSVYSEWVTSETPGSCLIFDLEGDAFSVEFLGYDDAGMLQVESDGKVVGTIDEYNPQRHTLTSREISGLGDGRHRIRLIVSDDKNPASAWKYVNFAKVVCK, from the coding sequence ATGCAAAAAATCATTTATATTTTCATGGCGCTGCTGCTGGCGGCGCCGGGATGGTGCAAAATGGAAAGGATCAGACTACAAGACGTTGACGTGACAGGGGGACTGTGGGCAGAGCTCCAGGCTCTCAATAGGGATATATCTATCCCTCATCAGTACGATATGCTCAGGGACTCCCGCCGGCTGGAGGCCGTGTCGGGACTGTGGAACGGAAAGGAGACTCTCACTCCCGAGGAAAAGGAGATCGCCAAAAAGACGGGGGAGCCCCATATTTTCTGGGACAGCGACGTGGCCAAGTGGATAGAGGCAGCGTCCTACGTGCTGGCAAAGGAGCCGAACCCGGTCTTTGAACAACAGATCGACGAGATCGTGGAGGGCATAGAAAAGCTGCAGCGGCCCGACGGGTATATCAACTCCTATTTCACTTTCATAGAGCCGGAAAACCGCTGGCGCAACCTGCGCTGGAGACATGAGCTGTATTGCGCCGGCACACTGATGGAAGCGGCGGCAGCCTATTTTGAAGCCACCGGCAAGGACAGACTGCTCAAGTGCATCTGCCGCTATGCCGACTACATAGACTCTGTGTTCGGCCCGGAGGACGGCAAGCTCCACGGATATCCCGGACATGAGGAGATAGAGCTGGCTCTGGTGCGTTTCTATGAGGTCACCGGCAACAAGCGGTATCTCCGGCTGGCCGACTATTTCCTCACCGCCCGGGGCACTCAGCCCCACTATTGGGACTATGAGGCAGAGGCGGACGCCGAGTTCAACAAGATCTATGTGGACACGCCTCTCAACACCTATCACTATGCCCAGGCACATCTGCCCGTGAGAGAGCAGAGAGAAGCCCTGGGCCATGCTGTCCGGGCCGGCTACCTCTACTGCGGTATGACCGACGTGGGCAGGATCAACGACGACAAGGAGCTCCTCTTTGCCAGCCGGGAGATTTGGAAGGACGTGACGGAGAAAAAGCAGTATATCACCGGCGGCGTGGGCTCCGACCCCAGCACCGAGGGCTATTCGGAGAAGCCGTATTATCTGCCCAATGAAAGGGCCTATTGCGAGTCCTGCGCCTCCATAGCCTTTATATTCTGGACCCAGAGGCTGCTCAACTCGGAGCCCCGGGCCGAATACGCGGACAAGATAGAGCGCACCCTCTACAACGCCCTGATGGCAGCCATGTCTCAGGACGGAGCCAAGTATTTTTATGTGAATCCTCTGGAAACTGCCGGCAGCCACCACCGCAGCGGCTGGTTTGGCTGCAGCTGCTGTCCTCCCAATATAGCCAGACTCTACGCCAATATAGGCGAATACATCTATTCCGCCGACGGCGGAGACAAGCAGAACATCTACGTGCACCAGTTTATAGACAGCCGGGCTGCCGCAGGGGCCAACCGGATCATTCAGGAAACCGACTATCCCTTTGACAGCCGGGTGAAGATACGGGTCACGGGCCCGGATGCCGTGGTCCGGATCAGGATACCCTCCTGGTGCTCCACGCCTCGGTTGACGGTGAACGGCGCCGAGACAAAGGTGAAAAAGGCAGAGAGCGGCTATATGCCCATCGAGCACAGCGGCGAGACCGAGATATTGCTGGAGCTGCCCATGGAGATCATATTCAACACGGCTCCCAGACAGGTGGAGGAAAACAGGGACAAGCTGTGCGTGAGCTGCGGCCCCTTTGTGTATTGCCTGGAGGAGACCGACAACGGCAGTCTGGACGATCTGGTCGTCAAAAAAGGCGGCGCCGTAAAGACCGACAGGGCGCTCTTTGACAGATATCCGATAATCAGGGCCCGGGGTGAAAACTATACCGGCTCTGAAAACCCGGAGGAATGCGAGCTGACCTTTGTGCCCTATTGCGCTTGGGACAACAGGGAGCCCGGCGCCATGAAGGTGTGGATACCGGAGAAGCATAAGCCTCTTGTCCGGCTGGGCGGCAAAACCAAGTCGGCGGACTATTCGCAGGTGAGACGAAAGGGAGCATGGAGCGTTTACTCTGAATGGGTGACCTCCGAAACTCCCGGCAGCTGCCTGATATTTGATCTGGAAGGGGATGCCTTCAGCGTGGAGTTTCTGGGCTACGATGACGCGGGGATGCTGCAGGTGGAATCGGACGGTAAGGTGGTAGGGACCATAGACGAATACAACCCTCAGCGCCATACCCTTACGTCCCGGGAGATATCCGGGCTGGGTGACGGCAGGCATCGGATCAGGCTCATAGTCTCCGATGACAAGAACCCGGCTTCGGCATGGAAATACGTGAATTTTGCTAAGGTGGTCTGCAAATAG
- a CDS encoding glycoside hydrolase family 127 protein, which yields MYVSVNHCVCLLALIALAGIAACSGPALADSAGLPERAVKYAIEPLEYSQTELRGILARQFEETADYYYGLNNNDLLKPYRERASMPAPGRDMGGVYIGHSPFGQYLAGYAKMYAVTGDEKYRDKAVSLMDGWAETIEEDGFFFDRRNPQLCTYIYEKMLGGLLDIYQYCGEPRALEYLKKITLWEKQHIPETREYCDTVGEFTGEWYTQSENLYRAWLCTGDQDYRRYAEVWEYPDYWNEILAGDLKAMYAHNPWHHAYSHVNTFNSAAMAYIVKGDRKYLDILKAAYEYMQKEQCCATGGFGAMENLQDRETTISKLRNRYDSFETMCGSWAAFKLCKYLTCLTGEAKYADWVEKLIVNGTYASLPSGGTGKAFYYSEYRTSGARKRYNHDVAWTCCSGTRPQAIAEYHDLIYFRDNAGIYAAQFFESAARLTVKDTEVSVRQLADFPASDTLKYEIDPAKKTYFAFRFRLPGWLAAPAEVRVNGTAGRYYVRKGWGTVERLWSPGDKLEIRLPMAMEAKYMYDDKSNPYAITLGPTVMAVRAIEDEGNPALVIDPDRVGEDFIPCEQELLTWEYAGDRNITIKPFYLFREGEQYFIYLDKAARMLSYSWRNAEYDEGWIDFGSWNTASYEGQTCRFSYTGRGVTLRTLGQPNCGIADVILDGKKVGEMDCYTESGGGPVSCFVAAEEGEHTLELVCSGRKRPASGGIYITISRFEMED from the coding sequence ATGTATGTATCTGTAAACCATTGTGTCTGTCTGCTGGCCCTTATTGCCCTGGCCGGCATAGCGGCCTGTTCCGGGCCGGCCCTTGCCGACAGCGCCGGTCTGCCCGAAAGGGCTGTCAAATATGCCATAGAGCCCCTGGAGTATTCCCAGACGGAGCTGAGGGGCATCCTGGCCCGGCAGTTCGAAGAGACGGCTGATTATTATTACGGCCTCAACAACAACGACCTGCTGAAGCCCTACAGGGAGCGGGCCTCCATGCCCGCCCCGGGACGGGATATGGGCGGAGTGTATATAGGCCATTCACCCTTCGGCCAGTATCTGGCGGGCTACGCCAAAATGTATGCCGTCACAGGGGACGAAAAATACAGAGACAAGGCCGTCAGTCTTATGGACGGGTGGGCTGAGACCATAGAGGAGGACGGCTTTTTCTTCGACAGAAGAAACCCGCAGCTGTGCACCTATATCTACGAAAAGATGCTGGGGGGCCTGCTGGATATTTACCAGTACTGCGGGGAGCCCAGGGCTCTGGAATATCTGAAAAAGATCACTCTCTGGGAAAAGCAGCATATTCCCGAGACCAGAGAATACTGCGATACCGTGGGCGAGTTCACCGGCGAATGGTACACCCAGAGCGAAAACCTCTACAGGGCTTGGCTCTGTACGGGCGACCAGGACTATCGCAGATACGCGGAGGTCTGGGAATACCCGGATTACTGGAACGAGATACTCGCCGGCGACCTGAAAGCCATGTATGCCCATAACCCCTGGCATCACGCCTACAGCCACGTGAACACCTTCAACAGCGCCGCCATGGCCTATATAGTCAAGGGGGACAGGAAATATCTGGACATACTGAAGGCGGCATACGAGTACATGCAAAAGGAGCAGTGCTGCGCCACCGGCGGCTTCGGAGCCATGGAGAACCTGCAGGACAGAGAGACCACCATCAGCAAGCTGCGGAACAGATACGACAGCTTTGAGACCATGTGCGGCTCCTGGGCGGCCTTCAAGCTGTGCAAATACCTGACGTGTCTGACCGGCGAGGCCAAATACGCCGACTGGGTGGAAAAGCTGATCGTCAACGGCACCTACGCCTCTCTGCCCTCCGGCGGCACGGGCAAGGCCTTTTATTACTCCGAATACCGCACCTCCGGGGCCCGCAAGAGATACAATCACGACGTGGCGTGGACCTGCTGCTCCGGCACCAGGCCTCAGGCCATAGCGGAATACCACGACCTGATATATTTCCGGGATAACGCCGGTATATACGCCGCCCAGTTCTTTGAGAGCGCCGCCCGGCTGACAGTGAAGGACACGGAGGTGTCCGTGAGACAGCTGGCGGATTTCCCCGCCTCGGACACCCTGAAATATGAGATAGACCCTGCCAAAAAGACCTATTTTGCCTTCAGGTTCCGCCTGCCCGGGTGGCTGGCCGCTCCCGCGGAGGTCCGGGTCAACGGCACTGCCGGCAGATACTACGTCCGGAAGGGCTGGGGGACTGTGGAAAGGCTTTGGTCCCCCGGCGACAAGCTGGAGATCAGGCTCCCCATGGCCATGGAAGCAAAGTATATGTATGATGACAAGTCCAATCCCTACGCCATAACCCTGGGGCCCACCGTAATGGCGGTGAGAGCCATAGAGGACGAGGGCAATCCGGCCCTGGTCATAGACCCGGACCGGGTGGGGGAGGACTTCATCCCCTGCGAGCAAGAGCTCCTGACCTGGGAATACGCCGGCGACAGGAACATTACCATCAAGCCCTTTTATCTCTTCCGGGAGGGTGAGCAGTATTTCATCTATCTGGACAAGGCGGCCCGCATGCTGTCTTATAGCTGGAGAAACGCGGAGTATGACGAGGGCTGGATCGACTTCGGCAGCTGGAATACTGCCTCTTACGAAGGCCAGACCTGCCGGTTCTCCTATACGGGCAGGGGAGTCACCCTCCGGACCCTGGGCCAGCCTAACTGCGGCATAGCGGACGTCATACTGGACGGCAAAAAAGTGGGAGAGATGGACTGCTATACCGAGTCGGGAGGGGGACCCGTCAGCTGCTTTGTAGCAGCGGAAGAGGGCGAGCATACCCTGGAATTGGTGTGCTCCGGACGCAAGAGACCCGCGTCGGGAGGTATATATATCACCATATCCAGGTTTGAAATGGAGGATTAG